A stretch of DNA from Bacillus sp. Marseille-Q1617:
GTTCTTGATCATATACTTGTTTCCAACCATTTAGCTGCTGGTGCTGAGTTTGATATCGTCAACTTCAATTCTCCATATATGGAAGAGCACGGCCGCGCAAGCGATCATGATGCACTAGTTGCCCAGCTTGATTTTGCAGATGAAACAAATGGTGAATTCGATCTTTCCATCATGCACACAAATGATACGCATGCCCATGTTGAAGGATATCCACGTTTATTCACAGCAGTAAACGAAGTTCGTGCAGAAAAAGAGAATGCCCTGCTATTAGATGCTGGTGACGTATTCTCAGGCACACTTTACTTCCGTCAATATGAAGGTCTTGCTGACCTTTGGTTCATGAACGAGCTTGGGTACGATGCAATGACATTGGGGAACCATGAGTTCGATAAAGATTCAGAAACACTTGCTAATTTTATCAAAGAAATGAACTTCCCGATGGTATCCTCAAACGTTACCGTGACTGGTGATGCTGACTTGGAACCACTGGTAAAAAATGAAATCGGACAGCCGGGAGAAGGCGGAAACATCTATCCTGCGCTTATCAAAGAAGTAGATGGAGAAAAAGTTGGGATCTTCGGATTGACGACTCCAGACACAGCTTTCATCTCGAATCCTGGAGAAAATGTTGTATTCGAAGACGCGGTTGAAAGTTCGACTGCCACGATAAATATGCTCAAAGAAGAAGGCGTAAATAAAATTATCGCACTTTCTCACTTAGGCTACTCCCATGATTTAGAGCTTGCTGAAGCCGTGGAGGGCCTCGATATCATCGTCGGCGGACACTCTCACACGGTTCTTTCAGAACCTGTTGTAATTGAAAAAGAAGAGCCTACGGTCATCGTGCAGGCTGGCGAGTATCTGAACCTCCTTGGTTTATTGGATGTAACGTTCAATGCTGAAGGTGTTTTGACAAGCCACGCTGGTGAAGTGCTTGATCTTGAAAATTACGAAGAGGATGCAGAAGCTCTTGCAAAAGTACAAGAGTACAAGGCTCCACTTGAAGAATTGAAAAGTGAAGTTGTAGGTTCAACGGAGGTTGCACTGAATGGTGAGCGTAATGACGTCCGCAGACAAGAAACGAACCTGGGTAACCTGATCACTGATGGAATGGTTGCAAAAGCGAACGAATTTGTAGAAACCTATATCGGGCTGCAAAATGGCGGAGGAATCCGTGCTTCGATTGATGCCGGGGAAATCACCCTTGGTGAAGTTCTCACTACAATGCCATTCGGTAACCAGCTTGTAACCCTTGACCTTACTGGACAAGAAATCCTGGATGCCCTTGAGCACAGCGTATCCCGCGTGGAAGGGGAAGATGCACCGGGTGAATTCCTGCAGGTATCAGGAATCAACTTCAAATATGATGTAAACAAACCGGCTGGCGAAAGAGTATGGTCTGTCGAAGTGAATACGGCTGACGGATTCCAGGAAATCGATCCGGAACAAACATACCGTGTAGCGACCAACGCATTCACTGCGAATGGCGGAGATGGGTATGATATGTTTAAACAGGCAAAAGATGAAGGCCGTCAAACAGATCTATTCCTAGTGGATTTTGAAGTATTTACGGATTATCTGGCTAAAAACAGCCCTGTTTCACCTGAAGTGGAAGGAAGAATCGTCCAAGAGGTTGAGCCTGATGAAGAGCCAATCTTAACCGGATGGGTTTACAGTGATGGTAACTGGTACTTCTACAACGAAAATGGTGAAATGCAAACAGGTAAAATCGAATGGAACGGCAAGAAGTATCACTTGAATGAAGATGGAACCCTTAAATTTGGAGGGGCTAATTCGAATGCGAAGTGGCTGCGACCTAACGCAGAAGATAAAAAAGGTTGGATTAAATCCAATGGAAAATGGTTCTTTATGAGTGAAGAGGGACCTGAACAACCAGGTAAGAAGGGAAAGAAAAGCTAGATAAATTAATCACAAATGAAAGGAACAGAGTCTCTCTGTTCCTTTTATTTGTAATCCTATTGATAAGACCTAATATCGATTAATCGATATATTGTACATAATAGATAAACGCGCTGCAGTCGAAGCCCGCTGTTGAGGAACTTCCCCATAATAGGGACCTCCCCCATGTGTTTTGAAAAAGTCAAAACTCGCCACAGTGAGTTTTCTTTATCAATGAGGGAATAAAATGTCTTTTGTTTTTAATAGTTAATTAGTCTTTCTTTAAATTCCCTTAAAACTTTCCTTCGTTCTTCATATTCTTTAGAATCAGCGTCTTCCCAGAGCTCAAGGTCTGCACCTCGTTCAATTAAGTTTATAGCAGTTTTACGAACTTGTTCCTGGAGGCATTTTTTCTCCAATTGTATAGATGAAAGACCAATATAAACTAGAGACATTACCTCCAAATCCTCTTCAGGATCAAACTCTTCTACATATTCCTCCAAGATTAGCTGTGTAGCTTCTTCAGGTGTATTTCCTTCATCTAAGTAGTCAATAAAACTATCTCTCACATCATTAGTTGTATCATCATCAAATAGTCCTGTTCCCCAAGCACCCATATTAACACCCCTTAATTATTAAATTACCTTTTTTAATAATTCTATAAAAAGAAAGAATTACCTTCTTACCTGCAAACCCAAATACTTATACAACGTCAAATAAAAAGAAAATCACGTTGGCCTTAATCAAACGTCATTATTTATGCCATTTATTAAGAAAGCCCCTAATAGAGAATCGTTTATGAAATTTATGGAGTATTTTCTTGGGGAAGACTGTGTAGATTACTATTACTCTTTTCTATCCCTAGAGCGGAAAAATTTATTAAAGTTGTAAGTACAAAAAAAGAACCGGTCTTTAAAAGACCCGTTCTTTTTAAGAAATTAAGCGTTAGCTGTCTCTTTCTCAGCCTCAATCACTGCCAAACGCTCAGCCACTTCTTCCTCAGTCAAACCGTGTTCGATGATATAACGGTTTTCTTCGCTTCTGCGGCACTCATCAGAGCAGCTTCTCATATATTTATGCTCGTTTTCTTCTGAGCAAAGGATTTTCTTGTTACATGGCGGGTGTGCACAATTCACATAGCGCTCACATGGCTCGCCGTCAAAGTAGTCTTTACCGACAACGACATGCTCTTTGCGGTTGACTGGCACTGCAATACGTTCATCAAATACGTAAAGCTGTCCGTCCCATAGATCGCCTTGCACTTCTGGGTCTTGTCCATACGTGACAATTCCACCGTGCAGCTGAGCAACATTCTCGAAGCCTTCTTTCAATAACCAGCCTGAGAATTTCTCACAGCGGATACCACCTGTGCAGTAAGTGATGATTTTTTTGTCAGCCAATAGTTCTTTATTTTCACGGACCCAATCCGGCAGGTCGCGGAAATTGCGGATATCAGGTCTGATCGCACCGCGGAAGTGACCAAGATCGTATTCGTAGTCATTACGGGCATCAAGAAGAATTGTATCTTCACTTTGGATCTGCTCAAAGAAATCTTTTGGCGCTAGATATTCACCAGTGATCTCATGAGGGTTCACCTCATCTTCTAGACGAAGTGTCACAAGCTCTGGACGATGTTTCACTTTTAATTTTTTGAAAGCATGCTCGTCTGCTTCATCAATTTTGAAGACAGTATCGTGAAAATGAGGATCATTTTTCATAGCTTCCATGTATGCATCTGTCTGCTCGATTGTACCAGAGCATGTTCCGTTGATTCCTTCTGAAGAAATCAGGATGCGTCCCATTAGACCCAGCTCCTGGCATAATTCCTTATGCTTCGCAGTCACTTCCTCAGGGTTTTCGATTGTTACATAGTTGTAGTACAGAAGAACTCTGTAAGGTTTTTGACTCATATTAAATTCCACCTATCGATTTATATTTGCAAGATATAATCTTAGGATCTTGTTCCTTATTACTCTTACGACAGTATATTATATCAAAAAATATACCTCGTGCACCAGTTTTACTGAAAAAAGTAAGGGGAGTGGGAGGAAAAGAAGGTGTAATATGGAAAGGACTAAAGGGCTGAATCTTCTATATTGGACATACATCTTGGAAGAGAGAATACATTTAAATTGAAATTAATTCATCAATTTGAAATAATTAGAAATAAGAAAACCAAGGGGGCTCACATTACATATGTTTAAAAAAATGTTCTTGCTTAGTCTGGTTGCTGCGGCGGGAATTTTGATGGCAGGCTGTCAGGAGAAAGCTCAGCCTGATGATCGATTGAAAGAGTATGTCGATCTTTGGAACGACAAGAAGTTTGAAAAAATGTATGATTCATATCTTTCATCTTCCGCAAAAGAAACCTATAAAAAAGAAGATGTCGTAAAACGGACAAATGACATATATGAAGATTTGGCTGTTACGGATCTGAAGGTAAATTTTAAAAAGCCAAAAGAAGAAAAAGAGTGGGATAAGGAAAAAGAGGCAGATTTCCCTGTCACTATCACAATGAATACATTGGCGGGCGAGGTTTCTTATGAGGAAACTGTCACCCTTCGGAAACAGGAAAAAGACGATGAAGAGAATTGGTATGTCGATTGGAAGCCGGCATTCATCCTCCCTGAATTGGAAAAAGGGGATAAAGTCGGCGTTGAGAGTATCCCTGCCAAGCGGGGCGAAATCTATGACCGGAATGAAAATCCGCTGGCAATAAACGGTGAGGCTTTTCAAATCGGCATCGTGCCAAAGGAATTTAAAGACAGCGATCTGAAAAAGCTGTCATCCCTCTTGGAAATATCGCCTGAAGCGATTCAGAAAGAATTAGATCAAAGCTGGGTCCAGCCCGAATATTTTGTACCGGTTAAGAAGCTGCCGATATCCGAACGGCCGCTAGCACTGGATATCATCGAGCTGCCTGGCCTCTATTCAAAAAGAGTGGAAGCCCGCCAATATCCTTACGGTGAAGCGGCTGCCCATATTACAGGGTATCTCGGAAAAATTAACGCAGAGAAGCTGGAGAAATTAAAGGATGAAGGGTATACGGCGCAATCCTTACTCGGTATAAGCGGGGCGGAGGAAGTATACGAGGAGAAGCTCCGCGGTCAAAGCGGTCAGCGAATCTATCTGACTAAAGTGAACGGAGAAGAAGTGACGGTCGCTGAACAGGAAGTGGAAGACGGGAAAAAAATCATGTTGACATTGGATGCCGAAATGCAGAAAAAACTGTACGACCAGATGAAGGATGAAGTCGGGACGGCCGCGGCTGTCAATCCTGAAACTGGAGAGGCATTGGCACTTGTGAGCGTCCCATCCTATGATCCGAATGAATTTGCACTCGGGATGGCCGGTGATAAGTTTGACAAGATTTATAACGATCCCGATCAGCCGTTGCGAAATCGTTTCAACAAGACGTATTCACCAGGTTCTGCGATGAAGGGAATCACCGCTTCGGTTGGCTTGAAGTCAGGGAAGCTTGATCCCGACAAAACGTTTAAGATAAATGGAAAGACGTGGAGAAAGGATGAATCCTGGGGAGGTTACAAGATTGTCAGGGTCTTTGATAATGACAGCGTAGTGGATCTCGAAAGTGCCATGAAGTACTCGGATAATATTTACTTTGCCAGAGTGGGAATGGAAATGGGTGCTGAAACCTTTATCCAAGGTCTGAAGGATTTCGGGTTCGGTGAAGAGATTCCTATGTCTTACCCCGTTACGAAATCGCAAATTTCTAATGACGGCAGCATTTCCAAAGAAATCCTGCTTGCGGATTCAGCCTTTGGGCAAGGAGAGGTCCTGATGAGTATTGTTCACCTGGCCAGTGCTTATGGCGGCATCATCAACGATGGCACCATGATGAAGCCGGTTCTCTTGAAGGATGAAGAACAAGGAGTGTGGAAAGAGGGGCTGTTGAGTCCTGAGCAGTCTCAGCTGATGAGAACGAACCTCCGGAAAGTCGTTTCTGAGGGAATCGCGGGTAAGGCTCAGGTTGCCGGTAAAGAGATAGCTGGTAAAACTGGCACAGCCGAAATTAAATCGGAACAGGGAACGACAGGGAAAGAAAATGGATTGTTCGTTTCCTATGACCAGAAGAATCCTGAGTTTGTACTCGCGATGCTTCTTGAAGGTGTGGAAGACCGCGGCGGAAGTACGCATACGGTACAGGTGGCGCAGAAGTTCTATTCGAATTATTGATTGGACTTAACTTGATATTTTGATTTGGCCTGCCGGGTGGTTCTCGGCAGGTTTTTAATATTTGTGGGTGTCAGGGGTTTTGGTTTGTTCCGTATTTTTCTAAGTGACGGAATTATTGGCGGAATCGAAAGATTAATGTTGAAAACTCGAAGAATAATGGTTAAAACTAAAAGATTATAGGCCCAAACTCGAAGATTTTCGAGTGAAACTAAAAGACTTTTTTCTAACCTCATACAAACAACTCTTGAACTCATAGATTTTGACCGCGTATAATCTATTTCTCCAACAAAGCCTGCCCATCTCCCTTTAATTTACTACATGAACCTAGGATTCCCGACACTTTTACCCTTAAAACCATTCCGCCAATTGGAAATATCTTAAACACCCTCCCAAACGACATACCGCCTGTCGAATTATGCTATGATAGGATAAACCAATGTGGCGAAATCACAACAGGAGTGATTATCTTGAACCTATTTCTGACAGGCTCGACAGGTTTCCTTGGCGGGAAACTTATCAAGAACCTTTTACAGGATAAACAGAACGAAGTCTATATTTTAGTAAGGAATGTAGAAAAGGCGGAGACCCTCAGAGACTCATTTGCATCAGCCGACCAGCAGCGGATCCATATCTACCAAGGGGACATTACTTACCCTAAGGGAGGGTTGTCGGATGAAGATATCGAGTGGCTTACAAATAAAATAGATGCCGTCTACCATTTAGCAGCTCTCGTAAAATTCGATCTTAATTTAAGGGACGAATTGTTTGCAGCAAACTACGACGGAACAAAACATATACTCGAATTGGCATCCATCATGCAAGTCAAAAAGTTCTACTATGTTAGCACGGCATACACAGTAGGAACGTTGACTCATGGGATGGAAGAGCTGTACCCAACAAACAGACGCTTCAACAACCCTTACGAGGAGAGCAAAGTGAAATCTGAACATCTAGTATTCTCGTACAGAGACAAAATGGATATTTCCATATTCAGACCGGCCATCATTGTCGGCGATTCAAAGACAGGGGAAGCCGATTCGCAGTTTACCCTGTACGGATTCATGCGTGCCCTCGCTGTCTTTAAACGTAAATCAGCTCGGAAAAATGACAACAACCGAACATATAGGCTGCTGGCTGCCAAGAACGGAACGTCCAACCTGGTGCCGGTCGATTATGTTGCCGACATTCTCAGCCTGGCACCTCAGAAAGCAGAAGCGGATAAAATTTATCACATTACAAATCCGAACCCTCCGACAAACTTTGATTTGTTGGAAATGCTAAAAGAAGCATTGGAATTCCACAGCTTGTCTGTTGTGGAAAGTTCGGATGAGCAGCTTGATGTAGAAGAAGTGAAATTGAACAGTTTGATTGATGTTTTTAAAGTCTATCTTGAGGGGAACCTTTCATTTGAAGACAGGAATACGCAAGAGCTTATTCGGGGGACAAATATTTCTCATTTAGATATGTCTGAAGATACGATTGAAATGATAATCAAGGCTGGTTATAAAACAAAAGAGGTAATATAGAGAACAAGAGGCTGAGATTAGTTGTTTTGGTCTATGTAACCCGAACTGATTTGCATTTTATGAGGCAAATCAGTTCGGGTTTTAGTTTTGTTAAGTATACAAATAGATTTTGACTCTTACCAGCGGTTGATTGGAGTGCAAGACGAAGACTCCTGCGGGAAGAGTAGCTAATGTGAGACCCCGCAGGAGTGAAAGCGACGAGGAGGCTCACAAGCTACCCGCGGAAAGCGAAGTCTTGCACGGAAATCAATAGCGGTAATTAAGCTCCTATACTTCAATTATTCGTCTTATGTGAGTATTGTTAGCTTTGTCTCAGCCCTTTATTCTGAAAGAGAAATCACCACATATTTTGCAGTCTCTTTAAATGGAAGCTTTCTTCCTTTCATTTGTGTTTTACCACAACATTTAATAAGATAAATCATGAACCATTCCCTCAATTTTCTTGCCTCCAAAAAATTAACAAACTAGCGAAAACCACGATGAAATATGGTACTATAAGAAAATGTAAAGAGAGAAATTCCTAACATTAAAATACATAGAGTAAGGAGAATGATCATGAGTAAAACACTTATTTTCGGTCACAAAAATCCTGATACGGATACAATCACGTCAGCACTAGTGTATGCTGATTTAAAATCAAAAATCGGTATGGACGTGGAGCCTGTCCGTTTGGGAGAAGTGAACGGTGAAACACAATACGCGCTGGATTATTTCAAGGTAGAAGCGCCTCGTTTGGTAGAAACAGTGGCAAACGAAACGGACACAGTCATCCTTGTCGACCACAACGAGCGTCAGCAAAGTGCAGATGATATCGAAAAAGTACGTGTTCTTGAGGTTATCGACCACCACCGTATCGCAAACTTTGAAACAGCGGATCCTTTATACTACCGCGCAGAGCCGGTTGGATGTACGGCAACGATTTTAAACAAAATCTATAAGGAAAAAGGTGTGGAAGTAACGAAGGAAATGGCCGGATTAATGCTATCAGCAATCATCTCGGACTCCTTGTTATTCAAATCACCCACTTGCACAGACGAAGACGTGGCAGCAGCGAATGAATTGTCTGAAATCGCTGGCGTAGACGCTCAGGAATACGGTCTTGAAATGCTGAAAGCAGGAGCGGATACGAGCTCGAAATCGATCGCTGAGCTTGTGACCCTTGATGCGAAAGAATTCTCAATGGGTACGGCGAAAGTGGAAGTCGCTCAAGTGAACGTGGTAGACACGAATGATGTTCTTGGACGCCAGGCTGAAATCGAAGCGGCGATGGAAACATTGATCAAAGAAAAAGGATTGGACCTTTTCCTATTGGTCGTGACAGACATCCTTGAAAACGACTCGACTGCACTTGCGCTTGGAAGCAAGCAGGCTGAAGTTGAGAAGGCATTCAATGTGAAGCTTGAGAACAACACAGCAGTGTTGAAGGGTGTAGTTTCTCGTAAGAAGCAAATCGTACCTGTTTTGACGGATGCGATCAAGTAATAAAGGTATGAAGGGAAGCGGTCTTAGGGCTGCTTCTTTTTTATTTGAATAGTTCTCATTAGTAATGCGTATTGAAGGGTGCCAGGCACAAAACGGCCTTATTGTTCCTGGCACAAAACTCTTAAAATGTTCCTGGCACAAAAACGCATAATTGTTCCTGGCACAATCCCAAGTAAAAAACCATAAGAAAGAGGGCTCAACATGAACCTTAAACGAATCCATCACATCGCCATCATCTGTTCAGACTATGAAAAATCAAAAGAGTTCTATGTTAACAAGCTGGGGCTCCAACCATTAAGAGAAGTCTACAGAGAAGAAAGACAATCATACAAACTGGACCTTGCTTTAAATGGTGAGTATGTCATTGAACTTTTTTCATTTCCGGATGCACCTGCGCGTCCAAGTTATCCGGAAGCAAAAGGGCTTCGCCACTTGGCATTTGAAGTAGAAAATATAGAAGAATCGGTGGTTGAACTTAATAAGCATGGGATTGTTCCTGAAGAAATCAGATTGGATCCTCATACACAAAAGCGATTTACCTTTTTTGAAGATCCGGATGGATTGCCATTGGAGTTATATGAAAGATAGAGTTTAATAAAATAAAAAGAGCACTTCCCACAAAGAGAAGTGCCGTCAACAGGTATTGTAATTTGTCGTTAGGTATATTAAATCATAGATGGAAAATGTGTGTATTTCCGTTCTGGGGCTATAATGTGGACTTATCCGGGCAGAACCTAATGAGATGAACGTATTTCTTAGAAAATATTAAAATATTAATATTCAAGTTGCTATCCCAAACTCCCCTAAGCTCTCCAAACCAACCATCACACAAAAAAGAGCACTCCCCATAAAGAGAAGTGCCGTCAACAGGTATTGTAATTTGTCGTTAGATTTATTAAACCATATACCAAACATTCGTGTAATTTCAGTCTCGGGCCATTCTCATGTAGAAATACCGGGAAAATTGAAGTTTTTTAAACGTTATCTGTTAAAATATAAATATATTAATATTTGGCTATAGGAGGGATGAATGTGGATTACTCGGCAATTGGGACAAAGATCAGAGAGCTTAGAAAAGAGATTGGATTGACGCAAGGGGAGTTGGCAGAAGACATATGCACCCAGGCGTTGATCAGCCGTATTGAAAAAGGAGACATCTATCCAAGTGCCGCATCCCTCTATCAGATCTCGAAAAAATTAGGGGTTGATGTGAACTATTTCTTTGAAATTGGATCAACTCCCAGATTGGATTATGTCAAAGAGGTTGAACGGCAGTTGCGGAAACTGAGGATTAAGTTGAAATACAACGAGATGATGGATGTAATCAAAGTGGAAGAGAGCAACCCTCTTTTTTATAAGGACTCTACCAATCTGCAGCTTCTTTATTGGCATAAAAGTATTTATTTATTCGAAGTTCAAAAAGATCATAAGAAAGCCATTGAAATTCTAAAGGAAGCCTTTCATCTTACTGCTTCCCCCAAAAAAGTACTGACGGAGAGAGAGATAGAAATCCTCATGACTCTGGGGGTCTTTGAGTTTAACTTAGGAAATCATGAACAATCGATGGAGTACTATGCTCAAGTCAAAAGTGCTTTAAATACTCTTGAGCATCTCAATGACAAGTCGATAAAAACAAGGCTTCTATACAATATCGCCAGAAGCTTAACCCGTTTAGGAAACTACAAAGAGTCCACCGGATATTGCGAACAAGCCATAAAATGGTGTGTGGAAGAGGAGCATCTCTGGGGACTTGGAGAACTTTACTATCACATAGGACATAATTATGAGCAGGAAGGCAAACTGGAAGAGGCATTGCCATATATAGAAAAGTCGATGATCATATTTGAAATGCGCAATAATAACAGCTACCATTCCTATCTTTTGAAGAAAAAAGAACAGATCATCGCTAAAAGAAAAGAAAGAAACAGAAATAAAAAAGAGCACTCTCCTTAAGGAAAGTGCCATCAACAGGTATTGTAATTTGTCGTTGATTCTATTAAAACATATAGTGAAAAAACATGTATTTGAACTCTGAGGTCCTGACAAGTAATGATAGCTTGTTTTTGTGAAAAATCATGCCGATTTCTGATAAAATATAAATATATTAATATTTCGTAATTCAAGTATGCAAAAGGACGGTGAGCAATTGGACTACTCCTTGATAGGCAAGAAAATCAAAGAACTCCGTAAGATTGTCGGCTTGACTCAAGGGGAGCTGGCAGACGGAATATGTACCCAGGCCTTGATCAGCAGGATTGAAAAAGGGGACATATACCCGAGTGCCACTGCTCTTTATCAAATTTCCAAAAAACTTGGTGTGGACGTCAACTACTTCTTTGAGATCGGTACGACTCCTAGGCTTGATTACATACAGGAAGTGGAGCGTCAATTACGGAAGCTGCGCATCAGGCTTAAGTATGAAGAGATGATGGAGATGGTAAAAGCGGAAGAAAAGAATCCTATCTTTTTCAAAGACAATCAAAACCTGCAACTTCTCCTTTGGCATAAGGGAATCTACATGTTTGAAATCGAAAAAAAGAGGGAGGATGCAATCGCTACTTTTTATAAAGCCTTCCATCTCACTTATGATAGTAAAAAAGCATTGTCCGAAAGGGAAATGGAAATTCTCTTGAGTATCGGCGCCCTTGAGTTCACAGGCGAAAATTATGATAAATCTTTAGACATTTACAACGAAGTCAGACAGGGCTTGAGAATGTTTACTAAACTGAACGATAAGTCGATCAAAACACGGATGCTTTATAATATCGCCAGAGTCTTGACGCGGTTAGGAAAACGCCAGGAATCCATCGAGCGGTGTGAAGAAGCCATCAGGTGGTGTCTGGAAGAGGAAAATCTGTACGGATTGGGACAATTGCACTACCATATCGGCTATAATCATGAGTTGGAAGGATCTTATGATAAAGCACTGGACTATATAGAGAAGTCCATCCTGATTTTCGATATGCTCCAGGACGACAAGTATCTATCCTATCTGATGAAGAAAAAGGAAGAAATCCTATCCAAGCAGGAAAACCTTAAAGAAGGGACCATACAATGAATACAACGACCTACTCACTATCGGAGCGATATGAAGTCGCATTCAATCAAATTCATGAGGCGTTGAAAAAGCAGGTGAAATCAAGGTCTGATAAATTCACCAGCCTCGTACACTCGGGACGGCATCACCGGGTCATCAGTACGTACCAGGATGAACTCTTTCAATATGCTAAACTGCGAAATGCACTGGTTCATGAAAAAACGGAATTAGGTTACTACATTGCCGAACCGCATAAGGAAGTAGTCGAGAGAATCGAAAAGATTGCACGTGTTCTTACCAATCCCAATTATGCTTTGACCATAGCAACAAAAGACATCATCTTCTTCCAGCTGGAAGACAGTATCGAAGACGTCATCAATGGTATCAGAACATATAATTATTCTCAGTACCCTGTTTATCAGGATGGGGTCTGCATGGGTTTAATGACCGCAAAAGGAATTGTAAAGTGGCTGGCAGAACGGATGATGGGGAGTATTGTAGACCTGGCCCATGTGAAAATTAAAGACGTTTTTCAACATGAGAAAGAACATCCATTAGCTTTTACGGCCAAATCGTCTACCATATTCGATGTGGAAGAATTATTTGAGCGTTATCATCAGCGTAAAGTTGATCTTGAAGCGGTCATCATAACGGAAAATGGACGGAAAGATGAGGTGCCGCTTGGAATCGTAACGGCGTGGGACCTGATTGAAATTGACTATGCAGCAGACTAGCTTGAAGCCTTCA
This window harbors:
- a CDS encoding MarR family transcriptional regulator, which encodes MGAWGTGLFDDDTTNDVRDSFIDYLDEGNTPEEATQLILEEYVEEFDPEEDLEVMSLVYIGLSSIQLEKKCLQEQVRKTAINLIERGADLELWEDADSKEYEERRKVLREFKERLINY
- a CDS encoding rhodanese-related sulfurtransferase, with product MSQKPYRVLLYYNYVTIENPEEVTAKHKELCQELGLMGRILISSEGINGTCSGTIEQTDAYMEAMKNDPHFHDTVFKIDEADEHAFKKLKVKHRPELVTLRLEDEVNPHEITGEYLAPKDFFEQIQSEDTILLDARNDYEYDLGHFRGAIRPDIRNFRDLPDWVRENKELLADKKIITYCTGGIRCEKFSGWLLKEGFENVAQLHGGIVTYGQDPEVQGDLWDGQLYVFDERIAVPVNRKEHVVVGKDYFDGEPCERYVNCAHPPCNKKILCSEENEHKYMRSCSDECRRSEENRYIIEHGLTEEEVAERLAVIEAEKETANA
- a CDS encoding penicillin-binding transpeptidase domain-containing protein, with the translated sequence MFKKMFLLSLVAAAGILMAGCQEKAQPDDRLKEYVDLWNDKKFEKMYDSYLSSSAKETYKKEDVVKRTNDIYEDLAVTDLKVNFKKPKEEKEWDKEKEADFPVTITMNTLAGEVSYEETVTLRKQEKDDEENWYVDWKPAFILPELEKGDKVGVESIPAKRGEIYDRNENPLAINGEAFQIGIVPKEFKDSDLKKLSSLLEISPEAIQKELDQSWVQPEYFVPVKKLPISERPLALDIIELPGLYSKRVEARQYPYGEAAAHITGYLGKINAEKLEKLKDEGYTAQSLLGISGAEEVYEEKLRGQSGQRIYLTKVNGEEVTVAEQEVEDGKKIMLTLDAEMQKKLYDQMKDEVGTAAAVNPETGEALALVSVPSYDPNEFALGMAGDKFDKIYNDPDQPLRNRFNKTYSPGSAMKGITASVGLKSGKLDPDKTFKINGKTWRKDESWGGYKIVRVFDNDSVVDLESAMKYSDNIYFARVGMEMGAETFIQGLKDFGFGEEIPMSYPVTKSQISNDGSISKEILLADSAFGQGEVLMSIVHLASAYGGIINDGTMMKPVLLKDEEQGVWKEGLLSPEQSQLMRTNLRKVVSEGIAGKAQVAGKEIAGKTGTAEIKSEQGTTGKENGLFVSYDQKNPEFVLAMLLEGVEDRGGSTHTVQVAQKFYSNY
- a CDS encoding SDR family oxidoreductase, with amino-acid sequence MNLFLTGSTGFLGGKLIKNLLQDKQNEVYILVRNVEKAETLRDSFASADQQRIHIYQGDITYPKGGLSDEDIEWLTNKIDAVYHLAALVKFDLNLRDELFAANYDGTKHILELASIMQVKKFYYVSTAYTVGTLTHGMEELYPTNRRFNNPYEESKVKSEHLVFSYRDKMDISIFRPAIIVGDSKTGEADSQFTLYGFMRALAVFKRKSARKNDNNRTYRLLAAKNGTSNLVPVDYVADILSLAPQKAEADKIYHITNPNPPTNFDLLEMLKEALEFHSLSVVESSDEQLDVEEVKLNSLIDVFKVYLEGNLSFEDRNTQELIRGTNISHLDMSEDTIEMIIKAGYKTKEVI
- a CDS encoding manganese-dependent inorganic pyrophosphatase — translated: MSKTLIFGHKNPDTDTITSALVYADLKSKIGMDVEPVRLGEVNGETQYALDYFKVEAPRLVETVANETDTVILVDHNERQQSADDIEKVRVLEVIDHHRIANFETADPLYYRAEPVGCTATILNKIYKEKGVEVTKEMAGLMLSAIISDSLLFKSPTCTDEDVAAANELSEIAGVDAQEYGLEMLKAGADTSSKSIAELVTLDAKEFSMGTAKVEVAQVNVVDTNDVLGRQAEIEAAMETLIKEKGLDLFLLVVTDILENDSTALALGSKQAEVEKAFNVKLENNTAVLKGVVSRKKQIVPVLTDAIK
- a CDS encoding VOC family protein; its protein translation is MNLKRIHHIAIICSDYEKSKEFYVNKLGLQPLREVYREERQSYKLDLALNGEYVIELFSFPDAPARPSYPEAKGLRHLAFEVENIEESVVELNKHGIVPEEIRLDPHTQKRFTFFEDPDGLPLELYER
- a CDS encoding helix-turn-helix domain-containing protein produces the protein MDYSAIGTKIRELRKEIGLTQGELAEDICTQALISRIEKGDIYPSAASLYQISKKLGVDVNYFFEIGSTPRLDYVKEVERQLRKLRIKLKYNEMMDVIKVEESNPLFYKDSTNLQLLYWHKSIYLFEVQKDHKKAIEILKEAFHLTASPKKVLTEREIEILMTLGVFEFNLGNHEQSMEYYAQVKSALNTLEHLNDKSIKTRLLYNIARSLTRLGNYKESTGYCEQAIKWCVEEEHLWGLGELYYHIGHNYEQEGKLEEALPYIEKSMIIFEMRNNNSYHSYLLKKKEQIIAKRKERNRNKKEHSP
- a CDS encoding helix-turn-helix domain-containing protein, encoding MDYSLIGKKIKELRKIVGLTQGELADGICTQALISRIEKGDIYPSATALYQISKKLGVDVNYFFEIGTTPRLDYIQEVERQLRKLRIRLKYEEMMEMVKAEEKNPIFFKDNQNLQLLLWHKGIYMFEIEKKREDAIATFYKAFHLTYDSKKALSEREMEILLSIGALEFTGENYDKSLDIYNEVRQGLRMFTKLNDKSIKTRMLYNIARVLTRLGKRQESIERCEEAIRWCLEEENLYGLGQLHYHIGYNHELEGSYDKALDYIEKSILIFDMLQDDKYLSYLMKKKEEILSKQENLKEGTIQ